The following proteins come from a genomic window of Aequorivita marisscotiae:
- the ftsH gene encoding ATP-dependent zinc metalloprotease FtsH has protein sequence MAEENKNKNKKSDSKKPKPNYYWIYGAIILLFFGLQIFGGGSWSQPAKTNQAKFEEFLKNGDVAKVDIINKKIAKVYLTQEAKQKEVHAKKGDTPAFLAPGPNDPDYQFEFGDLQLFQKDFQDIKAENNLPATLNFETDSNVWGDILMGILPFVIIIAIWIFIMRRMSSGAGGGAGGQLFNIGKSKAKLFDEKTDVKTTFKDVAGLEGAKEEVQEIVDFLKQPDKYTSLGGKIPKGALLVGPPGTGKTLLARAVAGEAQVPFFSLSGSDFVEMFVGVGASRVRDLFKQAKDKAPAIIFIDEIDAIGRARGKNNFSGSNDERENTLNQLLTEMDGFGTNTNVIVLAATNRADVLDKALMRAGRFDRQIYVDLPDVRERKEIFEVHLRPIKKDENLDTDFLSKQTPGFSGADIANVCNEAALIAARNGKKSVGRQDFLDAVDRIVGGLEKKNKIMTMDEKRAIAFHEAGHATVSWMLEHAAPLVKVTIVPRGQSLGAAWYLPEERLIIHPEQMLDEMCAALGGRAAEKVIFDRISTGALSDLEKVTKQARAMVTIYGLNDKIGNLTYYDSSGQSEYNFSKPYSEKTAELIDKEISLLIETQYQRAVKLLEENKDKLTELANVLLEKEVIFKDNLQKIFGDRPFEKPEEVTRAATT, from the coding sequence ATGGCCGAAGAAAATAAAAACAAAAATAAAAAGAGCGACTCAAAAAAGCCAAAACCAAATTATTACTGGATCTACGGAGCAATAATCCTGTTGTTTTTTGGCCTCCAAATATTCGGGGGTGGCAGCTGGTCGCAACCTGCAAAGACCAACCAAGCCAAATTTGAAGAGTTTTTAAAAAATGGTGATGTTGCTAAGGTTGATATTATTAATAAAAAAATAGCCAAAGTTTATCTTACGCAAGAGGCCAAACAAAAGGAGGTTCACGCTAAAAAAGGAGATACTCCCGCATTTTTGGCTCCGGGACCAAACGATCCCGATTATCAATTTGAATTTGGTGATTTACAGTTATTTCAAAAAGATTTTCAGGATATAAAAGCCGAAAATAATCTACCTGCAACCTTAAATTTTGAAACAGACAGCAATGTTTGGGGCGATATTTTAATGGGTATTTTACCCTTCGTTATTATTATTGCCATTTGGATTTTTATTATGCGCCGTATGTCTTCTGGCGCTGGTGGCGGTGCTGGCGGACAACTTTTTAATATCGGAAAGTCTAAAGCAAAATTATTTGACGAAAAAACCGATGTAAAAACCACTTTTAAAGATGTTGCCGGTCTTGAAGGAGCAAAGGAAGAAGTACAGGAAATTGTAGATTTCTTAAAACAACCCGATAAATACACCTCATTAGGAGGTAAAATTCCTAAAGGAGCTTTGTTAGTTGGCCCTCCGGGAACAGGTAAAACTCTTTTGGCAAGAGCCGTTGCAGGCGAAGCTCAGGTTCCATTCTTTTCACTGTCAGGATCAGATTTCGTTGAAATGTTTGTTGGAGTGGGCGCATCGCGTGTTCGCGACTTATTTAAACAAGCTAAAGATAAAGCACCGGCCATTATTTTTATCGATGAAATTGATGCTATTGGACGTGCAAGAGGAAAAAATAATTTTTCCGGAAGCAATGATGAACGCGAAAATACACTAAACCAGCTCTTAACAGAAATGGACGGTTTTGGCACCAATACAAATGTGATTGTTTTGGCAGCTACCAACCGAGCCGATGTATTAGACAAAGCCCTTATGCGCGCAGGACGTTTTGACAGACAAATATACGTTGACCTTCCAGACGTTCGCGAACGTAAAGAAATTTTTGAAGTACACTTACGCCCTATTAAAAAGGACGAAAATCTAGATACAGATTTTCTTTCAAAACAAACACCTGGATTTTCGGGTGCAGATATTGCAAACGTTTGTAACGAAGCCGCATTGATTGCCGCTAGAAATGGTAAAAAATCTGTTGGAAGACAAGATTTCCTAGACGCCGTTGATAGGATAGTAGGCGGTCTTGAAAAGAAAAACAAAATAATGACAATGGACGAAAAACGTGCCATTGCATTTCACGAGGCAGGTCACGCCACCGTTAGTTGGATGCTGGAACACGCTGCTCCCTTGGTAAAAGTAACCATCGTACCACGTGGCCAATCTTTGGGTGCCGCTTGGTATTTGCCCGAAGAGCGACTCATCATCCATCCAGAACAAATGCTGGACGAAATGTGCGCTGCTCTTGGAGGTCGTGCCGCAGAAAAAGTTATTTTCGATCGAATTTCTACCGGAGCTTTGAGCGATCTTGAAAAAGTTACAAAACAAGCTCGAGCTATGGTAACTATCTATGGGCTGAATGACAAAATTGGAAACCTAACCTATTATGACAGCAGCGGACAATCTGAGTATAATTTCTCAAAGCCTTACAGTGAAAAAACTGCCGAATTAATTGATAAGGAAATTTCTCTTCTAATTGAAACCCAGTATCAACGGGCGGTAAAGCTCTTGGAGGAAAACAAAGATAAATTAACCGAACTGGCGAATGTATTACTCGAAAAAGAAGTGATCTTTAAAGATAACCTTCAAAAGATTTTTGGAGATCGTCCGTTTGAAAAGCCAGAAGAAGTAACCAGAGCGGCAACTACTTAA
- a CDS encoding LUD domain-containing protein, whose protein sequence is MSLFKRLLNPNYKKSDGKAKRAQHADHSSYYPEQKLPVDEKFTFNFKNNGGKFIYCENWEEITEAFDNIMLENDWYEQDVFCINKQLCQKFDGFNLNFGSSEKATFFLSNCESLVANNGSILLSSNQIKEKKLKELPLNVIIFATTSQLVDTISEGLRIIKNQSSGYIPSNITTIQDFETEKEKDFMSYGSSTKNLYLLLLEDL, encoded by the coding sequence ATGAGTCTATTTAAAAGACTTCTAAATCCCAATTATAAAAAATCGGATGGGAAGGCTAAAAGAGCCCAACATGCCGACCATAGCAGTTATTACCCCGAACAGAAACTTCCGGTAGATGAAAAATTTACCTTTAACTTCAAAAATAACGGCGGTAAATTTATCTATTGCGAAAATTGGGAAGAGATAACTGAAGCTTTTGACAATATAATGCTAGAGAACGATTGGTACGAGCAAGATGTGTTTTGTATTAACAAACAGTTGTGCCAAAAATTTGATGGTTTCAACCTCAACTTCGGCAGTTCAGAAAAAGCTACCTTCTTTCTTTCTAATTGCGAATCGTTGGTTGCCAATAACGGTTCTATCTTGTTATCTTCAAATCAAATAAAAGAAAAGAAGTTAAAGGAATTGCCTCTAAACGTTATAATTTTTGCAACCACTAGCCAGTTGGTAGATACAATTAGTGAAGGTTTGCGAATAATTAAAAACCAAAGTTCAGGTTACATTCCAAGTAACATCACTACAATTCAAGACTTTGAAACTGAAAAAGAAAAGGATTTTATGAGTTATGGAAGTAGCACAAAAAACCTATATTTGTTGCTACTGGAAGACTTATAA
- a CDS encoding phosphatidate cytidylyltransferase: MKEILIRTLSGVLYISIIIFAMFTSREWFMGLFFVLAIITLSEYLKLVHLTSYLAYFILAAGFYFLSYRVFSENAVYLLLILSGFVNLYLLKDVLWTSKIPMFEKKKYITVIFYIISGFIFLTLIPVLDISGKFKPEIIVAVFILIWSNDTFAFLIGKNFGRHKLLERISPKKTIEGFVGGLAGTLLAGFVIFKVLQTHRLFDAQIYPLWVWITMAVIISVFGTVGDLIQSKFKRQAGVKDSGIIMPGHGGLYDRLDSIIYASPFVYAFLLIVDNVS, encoded by the coding sequence ATGAAGGAAATTCTCATACGGACCCTCTCGGGCGTATTATACATTTCGATCATCATTTTTGCAATGTTCACCTCGCGTGAATGGTTTATGGGGCTCTTTTTTGTACTCGCAATTATAACTTTAAGTGAATATCTTAAACTAGTTCATCTAACCAGTTATTTAGCATACTTTATACTTGCAGCGGGGTTTTATTTTTTAAGCTATCGCGTATTTTCAGAAAATGCCGTGTACTTACTATTAATCTTAAGTGGATTTGTAAATCTGTACTTATTGAAAGATGTATTGTGGACGAGCAAAATTCCAATGTTTGAAAAGAAAAAATACATAACTGTAATTTTCTACATTATTAGTGGTTTTATATTTCTTACGCTTATTCCCGTTTTAGACATTAGCGGAAAGTTTAAACCCGAAATAATCGTTGCCGTTTTTATATTAATTTGGAGCAACGATACATTTGCTTTTCTAATTGGTAAAAACTTTGGAAGGCATAAGCTTTTAGAACGTATTTCGCCTAAGAAAACAATTGAAGGATTTGTAGGGGGTTTAGCAGGCACTCTTTTGGCAGGATTTGTTATCTTTAAGGTATTGCAAACGCACCGTCTTTTCGATGCGCAAATTTACCCATTGTGGGTTTGGATAACGATGGCTGTAATTATATCGGTTTTTGGTACTGTGGGCGATCTTATTCAATCAAAATTTAAAAGGCAGGCAGGTGTAAAAGATAGCGGAATTATTATGCCCGGTCATGGTGGTCTGTACGACAGATTAGACAGTATAATTTATGCCAGCCCATTTGTTTATGCATTTTTATTAATTGTTGACAATGTTTCATAA